In Nocardioides sp. WS12, the DNA window TCGCCGGATGGTGCTCGCTGGCACCGGCCCCCGTGGCGGTGGCGGTATCTGGAAGATGCCGTTCATCGTGGGCGGCGCCTACGCCAAGGCCTTCGCCACGCGCAAGGACCCCCGTCATTTCCTGTTCTTCCCCCGCAACGCCGAGGGCAAGACGGCGGCGAAGGAGTACTTCGCCCGTCTGGACGAACGCACGGGTGATCGCAGCAAGCCGGTCTCCCGACAGGCAGCCGTTGCGCAGTTGCGGGCGATCACCACCGGCGGGCTGCACGCCCCCGATGACCTCTCGACCATCAAGGCGCCCGTCCTGGTTGCCAACGGCGACCACGACCTGATGGTCGCCAGCGAGCACTCCGCCGACATGGCACGGCGATTCCCCGAGGCCCGATTGGTCGTCTATCCCAACTCGGGCCACGGCGGTGTCTTCCAGCACCACCGGGAGTTCGTGCCCGAGGTCCTCGCCTTCCTGGCCGACCAGTGACCAAGCCGGACTTCGTCACCGTCGAAGACCCATCGCGTGGGCAATCGGCATCGACAAGCCGCCGTTCCCGCACCTCCCTGCAGCCAATCACGCCGGACTCTGAGAATCGAGAAATCACATGCCATCCGTACTAGTGACCGGTGCCAGTCGAGGGATCGGTCTGGCCATCACCAAACACATGAGCGCTCGGGGCTGGCACGTCTATGCCACCGCTCGATCAGCCGCTGACCTTCACGTCCTCGACGAGTTGCCGAATGTGTACTCCATCCAACTGGACATCACCGATCGGGCCGCCGTCGCTGACCTCTATCTGCATCTGCCGCCCAGGCTCGACGCCGTGGTCAACAACGCCGGGATCATCGTCCAGGGGCCTGTGGAGAGCGTTGCGCTCGATGACCTGTCGCGGCTGCTCGAGGTCAACGTCACAGCGCAGATAGCGGTTGTCCAGGCGGTGCTTCCTCAGCTCAGGGCGGCCCGAGGGCGGGTCGTGTTCATGTCCTCGGTCAGCGGGCTGATCACCATGCCGAGCACCGGCGC includes these proteins:
- a CDS encoding alpha/beta hydrolase, coding for MTTWRDTPTKTITIDGTSFAYRELGTPGGVPVVFLHHFTAVLDDWDPRIIDGVASQHHVIAFDNRGVGSTGSRVPNDLEQMGADAIAFIRALEYDQVDLFGFSLGGAVAQMVALEEPGLVRRMVLAGTGPRGGGGIWKMPFIVGGAYAKAFATRKDPRHFLFFPRNAEGKTAAKEYFARLDERTGDRSKPVSRQAAVAQLRAITTGGLHAPDDLSTIKAPVLVANGDHDLMVASEHSADMARRFPEARLVVYPNSGHGGVFQHHREFVPEVLAFLADQ
- a CDS encoding SDR family NAD(P)-dependent oxidoreductase, which codes for MTGASRGIGLAITKHMSARGWHVYATARSAADLHVLDELPNVYSIQLDITDRAAVADLYLHLPPRLDAVVNNAGIIVQGPVESVALDDLSRLLEVNVTAQIAVVQAVLPQLRAARGRVVFMSSVSGLITMPSTGAYSASKYALESLADALRMELRPWGIPVSLIEPGPTRTDMWGDALDDYDRMTSGLSPAHRELYASHLVGTRKLLGRMQKLAGDPAKVVSAVDRALTSRRPKRRYRCDNVSRAQLAFLAVTPTSVSDAVFAAATTSK